Proteins from a genomic interval of Stigmatopora nigra isolate UIUO_SnigA chromosome 19, RoL_Snig_1.1, whole genome shotgun sequence:
- the LOC144212290 gene encoding arrestin-C-like, producing the protein MPLYIRGYFSGFSDTLAGSYAFLRPPANIPSNRFQTITNMSKVFKKTSGNGGLTLYLGKRDYVDHVTSVDQVDGVVKLDTSNFGDRKVFVQLACAFRYGSDDLDVMGLCFRKDIWIQHVQIYPDDHKPALSAMHDTLLKKAGDDARPFSFQISTNLPCSVSLQPGPDDKGKACGVDFEVKTYLANEKSNADEKIEKKDTARLIVRKVQYAPSQVGAGPKTEVCKNFMMSDKPVHLEVSLDKDLYFHGENIPIKVKINNESNKMVKKIQVTVEQTTDIVLYSADKYTKCVFTKEFGETVEAGGTLESTLNIVPLLSENKEKRGLALDGRLKDEDTNLASTTMLRQDVEREVLGILVSYKLKVNLMVAGGGLLGGLTSSDVTAEVPIMLMHPKPEE; encoded by the exons ATGCCACTGTATATAAGAGGCTACTTTTCAGGCTTCAGCGACACTCTCGCTGGCTCTTACGCATTCCTGCGACCTCCTGCGAACATCCCATCAA ACCGCTTCCAGACAATTACGAACATGTCAAA AGTTTTCAAGAAGACGAGCGGCAACGGTGGCCTGACGCTCTACTTGGGAAAGAGAGACTACGTGGACCACGTCACCAGTGTGGACCAAGTTG ATGGGGTTGTCAAGTTGGACACCTCAAACTTTGGGGACAGAAAAG TCTTTGTGCAGCTGGCTTGCGCCTTCCGCTATGGCAGCGACGACCTGGACGTGATGGGCCTGTGCTTCCGCAAGGACATTTGGATCCAACACGTTCAGATCTACCCGGACGATCACAAGCCGGCCCTCAGCGCCATGCACGACACCCTCCTCAAGAAGGCCGGAGACGACGCACGTCCATTTTCCTTTCAA aTTTCTACCAACCTTCCGTGTTCTGTGTCGCTTCAGCCGGGCCCTGATGACAAGGGCAAG GCCTGCGGTGTGGACTTTGAGGTCAAGACATACCTGGCCAACGAAAAGTCCAATGCTGACGAAAAGATTGAAAAGAA GGACACGGCGCGCCTGATCGTGCGCAAAGTCCAGTATGCGCCGTCCCAAGTAGGCGCTGGGCCTAAGACGGAAGTCTGCAAGAACTTCATGATGTCCGACAAGCCTGTTCACCTGGAGGTGTCTTTGGACAAAGAT TTGTACTTCCACGGCGAGAATATCCCCATCAAGGTGAAAATCAACAACGAGAGTaacaaaatggtaaaaaagATTCAGGTGACGG TGGAGCAAACTACTGACATCGTCCTCTACTCTGCTGACAAGTACACTAAGTGTGTCTTCACCAAGGAATTTGG TGAGACGGTGGAGGCGGGCGGAACCCTGGAAAGCACCCTGAATATCGTACCGCTGCTATCCGAGAACAAGGAGAAACGCGGTCTGGCGCTGGATGGACGCCTCAAGGACGAGGACACCAACCTGGCCTCCACCACCAT GTTGCGTCAAGATGTGGAGAGGGAAGTACTGGGAATTTTGGTGTCCTACAAGCTCAAAGTCAACTTGATGGTGGCCGGAGGAGG CTTGCTGGGAGGACTGACTTCCAG TGACGTCACCGCCGAGGTGCCAATTATGCTCATGCACCCCAAACCTGAAG AATAA
- the znrd2 gene encoding protein ZNRD2 isoform X2, translated as MSLNGEEEDFEWEPPTEAEMKVIQARRERQDKISKVMGDYLLKGYKMLGECCDVCGTILLQDRAHKNYCVSCQELDSDVDKDNPALNAQAALSQVRERRLAAQSPAPSDPAHVNGDADNAGDANNTADRVSSAVPQPRPEHCEGAAAGGRMVPPPPAAAPTPPSPAVVVPGVAAVPAAAPSAAARPAVMRPVLRDAEEAVLSKMRWATNQLQSCASLESSIQLCSLISSCAASLRSLREISQ; from the exons ATGTCGCTTAATGGAG AGGAGGAAGATTTCGAGTGGGAACCCCCGACCGAGGCTGAGATGAAGGTGATCCAGGCCCGCAGGGAGCGACAAGACAAGATCAGCAAAGTCATGGGGGACTACCTCCTCAAAGGCTACAAGATGTTGGGCGAATGCTGTGACGTGTGCGGG ACCATTTTGCTGCAGGACCGCGCACACAAGAACTATTGTGTCTCGTGTCAGGAGCTGGACTCTGACGTTGACAAGGACAACCCCG CCCTCAACGCTCAGGCGGCGCTGTCCCAGGTTCGAGAGAGGCGGCTGGCGGCTCAATCCCCTGCGCCGTCCGATCCGGCGCACGTCAACGGCGACGCTGACAACGCCGGCGATGCCAACAACACCGCCGACCGCGTTAGCAGCGCCGTCCCCCAGCCCCGACCGGAGCACTGCGAGGGCGCAGCGGCCGGAGGTAGGATGGTTCCTCCCCCGCCGGCGGCTGCCCCGACGCCCCCGTCGCCCGCTGTGGTCGTCCCGGGGGTTGCCGCCGTCCCCGCCGCGGCCCCGAGCGCCGCCGCCCGTCCGGCGGTCATGCGGCCGGTGCTGCGGGACGCCGAGGAGGCGGTGCTGAGCAAGATGCGCTGGGCCACTAACCAACTGCAAAGTTGTGCCTCCCTGGAGTCGAGCATCCAGCTGTGCAGTTTGATTTCGAGCTGCGCCGCCTCGCTGCGGAGCCTACGGGAGATTAGCCAGTGA
- the znrd2 gene encoding protein ZNRD2 isoform X1 has product MEDLCQLTEEEDFEWEPPTEAEMKVIQARRERQDKISKVMGDYLLKGYKMLGECCDVCGTILLQDRAHKNYCVSCQELDSDVDKDNPALNAQAALSQVRERRLAAQSPAPSDPAHVNGDADNAGDANNTADRVSSAVPQPRPEHCEGAAAGGRMVPPPPAAAPTPPSPAVVVPGVAAVPAAAPSAAARPAVMRPVLRDAEEAVLSKMRWATNQLQSCASLESSIQLCSLISSCAASLRSLREISQ; this is encoded by the exons ATGGAG GACCTGTGTCAACTTACAGAGGAGGAAGATTTCGAGTGGGAACCCCCGACCGAGGCTGAGATGAAGGTGATCCAGGCCCGCAGGGAGCGACAAGACAAGATCAGCAAAGTCATGGGGGACTACCTCCTCAAAGGCTACAAGATGTTGGGCGAATGCTGTGACGTGTGCGGG ACCATTTTGCTGCAGGACCGCGCACACAAGAACTATTGTGTCTCGTGTCAGGAGCTGGACTCTGACGTTGACAAGGACAACCCCG CCCTCAACGCTCAGGCGGCGCTGTCCCAGGTTCGAGAGAGGCGGCTGGCGGCTCAATCCCCTGCGCCGTCCGATCCGGCGCACGTCAACGGCGACGCTGACAACGCCGGCGATGCCAACAACACCGCCGACCGCGTTAGCAGCGCCGTCCCCCAGCCCCGACCGGAGCACTGCGAGGGCGCAGCGGCCGGAGGTAGGATGGTTCCTCCCCCGCCGGCGGCTGCCCCGACGCCCCCGTCGCCCGCTGTGGTCGTCCCGGGGGTTGCCGCCGTCCCCGCCGCGGCCCCGAGCGCCGCCGCCCGTCCGGCGGTCATGCGGCCGGTGCTGCGGGACGCCGAGGAGGCGGTGCTGAGCAAGATGCGCTGGGCCACTAACCAACTGCAAAGTTGTGCCTCCCTGGAGTCGAGCATCCAGCTGTGCAGTTTGATTTCGAGCTGCGCCGCCTCGCTGCGGAGCCTACGGGAGATTAGCCAGTGA